TCCTCGGTGCCTCGGTTGGTGGGCACCGCTGCAGAATTAACGTGCGCGGGTGCATCTTTAACAGCGGCGGGTTTAACCGCAGCGGCTTTAACTGTGGTGGGTTCAAGCGCAGCGTTTACCGCTTTGGTGGAGATCTCAGCCACCGCTTTCTCGACGGACTTGTGCTGGCTCGCGGCATAGGCTTCGAGGGCGGCGAGTTCAGTGACGGAAAGCTTGACCTTCGCCGTCGCCTGGAAAAGTTCGGGCGTCTCGTTCCATTTGGCTTCGACGACGGCGAGCTGACGCTCGTCAAGGCCCAAAGTGGCCAGAACGCACTTCGCCATCACGATGTTTCCATAAACGTTCATGTGAACACCGTCGGTGGTGAGGACACGCTTGATCCCCGCCTTCTCGAATGACGCCTGCTCGGCGGCCATGGCGGCGTTGACATCTGCCAAAGGAAGGTCGCGAGCCTTCGCAGTCTCGCGGAGGAAAGTGTTGTAGCCAGCCAGCTTCACGTTTGCGGAGCCGGTGACGGGAAGCCCGATCTGGGTCGCGGTGAGAACGACGACCTTGATACCGGCTTGCTGAGCACGATCGAGAATGGCGGTGACGGCAGTTTTATACTCCTCAAGCTCGACGGCACTGTGCATGACGTCGTTTACGCCCGCGCTGAGAGTCATCCACGTTGGCTTCTTGCTGAGCACGAATCTATCGAGGCGGCCAAGCATATCTTTGGATGTGTTTCCACCCCAACCGGCATTGATAGCAGTGACATTAACGCCCTGGGCGGCAAGGCCGCTGGCGACCAAACGCACATAACCGCCGGGGTTCTCTGCGCCGAAGTAGGTGATCGAGTCGCCCAGGAACGCGATGGATTGGCCGGGCTTGACCAAGATTTCGGCGTGGGAGGGCGTTGGTCTAGAAAAGAGAACTGCGGAGCTTATGAGGACGGCGAAAGTTATCAGGAAGGCTGGAATACGCATAGAAGAAAATCCAATCTTAAATTAAATGGGGCATCCCGCATTTAATTACAAAGCGGACTAACCGGGTATTACCTAAATCAAAAATAAAGAAAGGATGAGTCCTGCACAAAAGTACAACGAGAGTAGACGAGAGCCAGGGATGACGAAAGGTTCCATAATGCTATTCACAAGATGTTCCTTCGCAGCGAACGTTGAGACGATGAACGTCGTGGGCAAAGGCCCCTAAGTGATCGTTGAAGTAAATAACAAAAAGTACGGTCGAATTCGACCGTACTTTTACTTTTGCACTACATCCGGAAGAACGGTATGTATTCAGAACCGACACTCGAATCCGGCCCCTGACACATATTAAGTTACAACTTACCCGCGTCTTATCCGGTCGTCAGGACGTGTTGAATTCACGTTTAATTGACGCTGAACGTTGCCTGCCAGCCAGCGGCTGCGGTTCCTGCGGCAAGGAGACCTGCGGGAGCGTCGGTTGCAAGAGCTGCATTTCGTCCCGGCGATACAGCCCGGCCCTTGAGCCATTTGACATGGCCGTCGGCGAAGAGGAAGTTGCTGCCTTCCAGATGCCGTGCCCCATCATCTCCCCTGTAGAACGCGCCACTTCCGTTGACTGATGACCGCGTGATTGCCGTGGCTGTCTGGGTGCCCAGAAATCCGGTCGCATAAGCGCCGCCATTGTTACCGTTACCTCCACCATCGCCAACCAGGTAACCAGATAGACCATTGCCAGCTGGTGAAAATTTCCTATTGCCGCCGCCGACGCCATTAATTTCATCGGACCAACTGAAATCGTCGTTTTGAAACATAGTGATCTCGAAAGCCATAACTGTCCTTGCAGTAGCATTCAACGCAGACAGTGCGCCGCCGATACCAGTATCTCTACTGGCTGTGATGTTAGAATTGGCTCCATAGGATAGTAGGGCTCCTGGCGCGACATAGTTCGAGGAAGGATTGTCGTCGGAAGGGCAGCTGAAAATCTGTTCACTCTTGACATACGGCTGAAGTTGTCCAGCCCAACCAGCACCATTATTCCCAACCCTGCCTGCGGGTAACTTTTCATCGTAATCCTGACCGTATTGGGCGAATCCCAATCCGATTTGCTTCAAATTGCTCTGGCAACTCGAACGGCGCGCGTTTTCACGGGCACGGGCAAAAACGGGGAACAAGATCGACGCCAGGATCGCAATAATCGCGATGACGACAAGCAATTCTATGAGGGTAAAACCCGCTTTGTTCCGGATCGCGGTGCGACCATCGTAATTCGTTGTAAACTTCATTTACTTTCTCCTGATATGATGCCTGCTTCCAGTGCACCGGGTAGTTTTTACTCTAGTTTTGCGGCGCTGCTGTACTTTCCCTCACGACAAGTTCACCCTTAACTTCGATGCAGCGCGCCGGGCCATCGTAGCTTCCATCGAGGCGAGACAAGAGCATTTTGAGAATCGGGCGCGCAATGCCGGCGATCGGGTGCGAAATCGTGGTTAAGGGAACGAGGCCATAGCGAGCGGCTGGTGCATCGTCATAACCAACAACCGAAACATCTTCCGGCACTTTGACCCCCTTCCGGTTAAGTTGAGCAACAAATGTCGAAGCAGTTACGTCATTAATGATGCAAATTGCCGTTGGCCGTTCCTTCAAACCTAGAAACGTTTTCGCTAACCGAGCACCGGCTTCTTCGTAAGAGCAGTTTGCCCACAGCCACTCTTCGCGCACAGGGACGTTGGCTTCTGCCAAAGCGCGGCGAAATCCGATGATGCCTACGTCGTCGGCATTGACTTCCTCGGCGTGCAGCGAAAAACCGATGTTGCGATGGCCCAGATCCAACAAATGCCGCGCTGCTTGATAAACGTTCTTGGCTTTATCAAACACCACATGGTCGA
The sequence above is drawn from the Abditibacteriaceae bacterium genome and encodes:
- a CDS encoding LacI family DNA-binding transcriptional regulator, which produces ERAGVTTATVSFTLSGKRNASPKTKDAIFKAAHELGYVPNPHAQRLANGGCDKTIGLLWDIDLGVSTEQISFIQHRLDEAGFVGELHITPSYVSNVARQQAQVVSTLCRQEPRAIIVRTFELEEPALMQLQRYAQEGGTVVCYGHRGSGFFDHVVFDKAKNVYQAARHLLDLGHRNIGFSLHAEEVNADDVGIIGFRRALAEANVPVREEWLWANCSYEEAGARLAKTFLGLKERPTAICIINDVTASTFVAQLNRKGVKVPEDVSVVGYDDAPAARYGLVPLTTISHPIAGIARPILKMLLSRLDGSYDGPARCIEVKGELVVRESTAAPQN
- a CDS encoding DUF1559 domain-containing protein → MKFTTNYDGRTAIRNKAGFTLIELLVVIAIIAILASILFPVFARARENARRSSCQSNLKQIGLGFAQYGQDYDEKLPAGRVGNNGAGWAGQLQPYVKSEQIFSCPSDDNPSSNYVAPGALLSYGANSNITASRDTGIGGALSALNATARTVMAFEITMFQNDDFSWSDEINGVGGGNRKFSPAGNGLSGYLVGDGGGNGNNGGAYATGFLGTQTATAITRSSVNGSGAFYRGDDGARHLEGSNFLFADGHVKWLKGRAVSPGRNAALATDAPAGLLAAGTAAAGWQATFSVN
- a CDS encoding GDSL-type esterase/lipase family protein yields the protein MRIPAFLITFAVLISSAVLFSRPTPSHAEILVKPGQSIAFLGDSITYFGAENPGGYVRLVASGLAAQGVNVTAINAGWGGNTSKDMLGRLDRFVLSKKPTWMTLSAGVNDVMHSAVELEEYKTAVTAILDRAQQAGIKVVVLTATQIGLPVTGSANVKLAGYNTFLRETAKARDLPLADVNAAMAAEQASFEKAGIKRVLTTDGVHMNVYGNIVMAKCVLATLGLDERQLAVVEAKWNETPELFQATAKVKLSVTELAALEAYAASQHKSVEKAVAEISTKAVNAALEPTTVKAAAVKPAAVKDAPAHVNSAAVPTNRGTEEYHQALNAQAKKGNIDLLFVGDSITMAWRSDGRGIWDERYVPLKAANFGLGGDKTEHVLWRLQNGNLEGIKPKVVVLLIGTNNVGRISSEDLAGGITAIVKEINTRLPESKVLLMGLFPRGETPDHSHRIQVTEVNKIISKLDDGKRVFFTDIGSQMMLPDGNISKEYLPDLLHLSGKGYKLWADSIQAKIDKFMK